The following proteins come from a genomic window of Gloeocapsa sp. DLM2.Bin57:
- a CDS encoding NAD-dependent epimerase/dehydratase family protein has product MTIKAFVTGGTGFIGAHLVRLLLNKGYQVKVLVRRESKLDNLQGLPVEIVTGELNSPDLPSLMQDCQVLFHVAAHYSLWRTERSRLYQYNVLGTRNVLAAARESKIDRVVYTSSVAAIGVGKDGQPVDETYQSPVEKLIGDYKKSKYFAEQEAYNAIKLGQDIVIVNPSTPVGALDLKPTPTGDIILRFLRGQMPAYVNTGLNIVDVKDVARGHLLALEKGVNGDRYILGNQNLTLKELLATLAQITGLKPPTVTIPLWIPLTVATIDEFILAPLGKTPSIPLDGVKMSAQLMYYNCQKAREVLGLPQSPITNALTEAVNWFKEQGYC; this is encoded by the coding sequence ATGACAATCAAAGCATTTGTTACAGGTGGAACAGGTTTTATTGGCGCTCATTTAGTGAGACTATTATTAAATAAAGGTTATCAAGTAAAGGTTTTAGTACGTCGGGAAAGTAAATTAGATAACCTACAGGGTTTACCAGTAGAAATAGTCACAGGTGAACTCAATAGCCCTGATTTACCTAGTTTAATGCAAGATTGTCAGGTGTTGTTTCATGTAGCGGCTCATTACTCTCTTTGGAGAACAGAGCGATCACGACTATACCAGTATAACGTCTTAGGGACACGTAATGTTTTAGCCGCGGCTCGTGAGAGTAAAATTGACAGAGTCGTCTATACTAGTTCAGTAGCTGCAATTGGTGTAGGGAAAGATGGTCAACCTGTCGATGAAACCTATCAAAGTCCTGTCGAAAAACTCATCGGAGATTACAAAAAATCCAAGTACTTTGCAGAACAAGAGGCTTATAATGCTATTAAACTAGGTCAAGATATCGTGATTGTTAACCCTAGTACTCCCGTTGGTGCGTTAGATTTAAAACCTACTCCCACAGGTGATATTATCCTACGCTTTTTACGTGGACAAATGCCCGCTTATGTCAATACTGGTTTAAATATCGTTGACGTCAAAGACGTAGCTAGAGGACATCTGTTAGCCTTAGAAAAGGGAGTAAATGGCGATCGCTATATTCTCGGTAACCAAAATCTCACCCTGAAAGAATTATTAGCCACTCTCGCGCAAATAACTGGTTTAAAACCACCTACGGTTACTATCCCTCTCTGGATACCCCTAACAGTAGCAACTATTGATGAATTTATACTCGCACCTCTAGGTAAAACTCCTTCTATACCTCTAGATGGAGTCAAAATGTCAGCCCAATTAATGTACTATAATTGCCAAAAAGCCAGAGAAGTTTTAGGATTACCTCAGTCTCCTATTACTAATGCTCTCACAGAAGCTGTTAACTGGTTTAAAGAACAAGGTTATTGTTAA